From Spartinivicinus ruber, the proteins below share one genomic window:
- the coaE gene encoding dephospho-CoA kinase (Dephospho-CoA kinase (CoaE) performs the final step in coenzyme A biosynthesis.) has protein sequence MVYKVGITGGIGSGKTAATDYLANTKQIVIVDADVIARQVVEPGTSTLLAIVDHFGEQVLLENGTLNRQYLRQLIFNSPAEKKWLESLLHPLIRQQIIAELKQATSAYAVLVSPLLFETDQHLLVDRTLLIDVPESVQIDRACQRDNMTKEQAQRILATQMSQEEKQQRADDIINNQGSLQQLYAQLDQLHQQYLGFAHHD, from the coding sequence ATGGTGTATAAAGTCGGTATTACGGGTGGTATTGGCAGTGGCAAAACCGCTGCCACAGACTATTTAGCTAATACTAAGCAAATAGTTATTGTTGATGCTGATGTCATTGCCAGACAAGTGGTTGAGCCAGGTACTTCGACATTACTCGCTATTGTTGATCATTTTGGTGAACAAGTATTACTTGAAAATGGCACACTTAATAGACAATACCTACGGCAATTGATTTTTAATTCTCCAGCAGAAAAAAAATGGCTGGAGAGCCTACTCCATCCTCTGATTCGTCAACAAATTATTGCAGAGCTGAAGCAGGCTACATCTGCTTATGCAGTGCTGGTATCCCCTTTATTATTTGAGACTGATCAGCACCTTCTGGTAGATCGCACTTTGTTAATCGATGTACCTGAATCAGTGCAAATAGATAGGGCCTGCCAACGGGATAACATGACCAAAGAGCAAGCACAGCGAATCCTGGCAACCCAAATGTCACAAGAGGAGAAACAGCAGCGAGCAGATGATATAATTAACAATCAAGGCTCACTTCAGCAGCTTTATGCTCAGTTGGATCAGCTTCACCAGCAATATTTAGGATTTGCTCATCATGACTAG
- a CDS encoding Nudix family hydrolase has product MHKKSIQVAAAAIINASGEVLIAKRPDDKHQGGKWEFPGGKVELGETIQDALIRELQEELSIQIVTANPLIQITYEYPEKIVQLDVWQVTEFSGEPVGNEGQAIQWVAKAQLVDYQFPPANRPILQALLLPDRYLITGDFIDQADCLQRIQKAVDSGIKLIQLRVEEESVSFNFIKSVAGYCEQNQVQLLIKQRNCCKETIELPGVSGVHLTATELLNADKAIIARYQGQGWLVAASCHNADEVVKANELRVDFINLSPVQLTNSHPLQKPLGWEKAQQLIELAQSPVYCLGGLSVDDIEKTRQIGGQGVAGISQFWPNCN; this is encoded by the coding sequence ATGCACAAAAAATCAATTCAGGTTGCGGCAGCAGCTATTATTAATGCTTCAGGTGAAGTGTTAATTGCTAAACGACCGGATGATAAACATCAGGGGGGGAAGTGGGAATTTCCTGGTGGTAAGGTAGAGCTGGGTGAAACGATACAAGATGCATTGATACGAGAATTGCAGGAAGAGCTCTCTATCCAGATTGTTACAGCCAACCCATTGATTCAGATAACCTACGAATATCCCGAAAAAATCGTGCAGCTTGATGTATGGCAAGTAACAGAGTTTAGTGGTGAGCCTGTAGGAAATGAAGGCCAAGCGATCCAATGGGTAGCGAAGGCTCAGCTAGTTGATTATCAATTCCCACCGGCTAATCGTCCTATTTTGCAAGCCCTGTTATTACCGGATCGTTATTTAATTACTGGGGATTTTATCGATCAAGCTGATTGCCTCCAGCGGATCCAAAAAGCAGTTGACTCAGGTATTAAGCTGATTCAGTTGAGGGTTGAAGAAGAGTCAGTGTCGTTCAACTTCATAAAATCCGTGGCGGGTTATTGTGAGCAAAACCAGGTTCAGCTGTTAATAAAACAGAGAAACTGCTGTAAAGAAACAATTGAACTGCCTGGAGTTAGTGGTGTTCATCTTACTGCAACTGAATTATTAAATGCTGATAAAGCAATAATTGCTCGATATCAAGGGCAAGGTTGGTTAGTTGCCGCGTCTTGCCATAATGCAGATGAAGTAGTGAAGGCTAATGAACTAAGAGTGGATTTTATTAACCTATCTCCAGTACAACTAACAAATAGTCATCCATTACAGAAGCCATTGGGTTGGGAAAAAGCGCAGCAACTCATTGAACTAGCTCAAAGTCCCGTTTATTGTTTGGGTGGGCTAAGCGTTGATGATATAGAAAAAACCAGACAGATTGGTGGCCAGGGGGTTGCTGGAATTAGCCAGTTTTGGCCCAATTGTAACTAA
- the argJ gene encoding bifunctional glutamate N-acetyltransferase/amino-acid acetyltransferase ArgJ, translating into MAVGIESITQLLPIPGIKLSAVAAGIKKNHRTDLALLQFQRGTTVAGVFTQNRFCAAPVQLARQHLAHGPLAILINAGNANAGTGQQGLTDAFHSCELVAKHIKLNPQQVLPFSTGVIGEPLPVSKIADALPQLSNSLDGHSWNHVAEAIMTTDTQAKGISKQFDWDGCTYTITGIAKGAGMIKPNMATMLAFIATDLAIEQALLQQLTSDVANLSFNRITIDGDTSTNDAFMVVATGAANNKIAGTSDRLFQLFKNTLIDVAQQLAQMIVRDGEGATKFVTVNVRGAKSSQDALEIAYTVAHSPLVKTALFASDPNWGRILAAVGRAPIADLDVSKVQIKLNDVLIVENGGRAASYTEAQGQQAMAESTISIDIELGSGEFAETIWTTDLSHEYVKINAEYRT; encoded by the coding sequence ATGGCTGTTGGCATAGAATCAATAACACAACTGTTGCCTATACCTGGCATCAAACTCTCAGCAGTTGCTGCAGGCATCAAGAAAAACCATCGAACAGACTTAGCATTGCTGCAGTTTCAACGAGGAACAACTGTCGCAGGTGTTTTCACCCAAAATCGTTTTTGTGCAGCCCCAGTTCAATTGGCTAGGCAACACTTAGCCCATGGGCCATTAGCAATCTTGATTAATGCGGGTAATGCTAATGCTGGTACTGGGCAACAAGGCTTAACTGATGCTTTTCACAGCTGTGAACTGGTTGCAAAGCATATAAAACTAAATCCTCAACAGGTACTGCCTTTCTCGACAGGAGTTATTGGTGAGCCATTACCTGTTAGTAAAATCGCGGATGCCTTACCTCAGCTATCCAACTCATTAGATGGCCACTCATGGAATCATGTGGCGGAAGCCATTATGACGACAGATACTCAGGCAAAAGGTATTTCTAAGCAGTTTGACTGGGATGGGTGCACTTATACTATCACTGGTATTGCTAAAGGCGCTGGTATGATTAAGCCTAATATGGCCACAATGTTAGCCTTTATTGCAACAGATCTGGCTATTGAGCAGGCTTTGCTTCAGCAACTAACAAGTGATGTAGCGAACTTGTCGTTTAACAGAATTACTATTGATGGTGATACTTCAACCAATGATGCTTTTATGGTGGTTGCTACTGGTGCCGCTAATAATAAGATAGCAGGTACTAGTGATCGGCTATTTCAGCTATTTAAAAACACCTTAATTGATGTGGCTCAGCAATTAGCACAGATGATTGTGCGTGATGGTGAAGGTGCCACTAAATTTGTCACTGTCAATGTACGTGGGGCAAAAAGCTCTCAAGATGCCCTGGAAATAGCTTATACAGTAGCACATTCACCACTTGTTAAAACGGCCTTATTTGCTAGTGATCCTAATTGGGGAAGAATTTTAGCTGCTGTGGGCCGAGCACCGATTGCTGATTTAGATGTGAGTAAAGTACAAATAAAACTGAATGATGTATTAATTGTTGAAAATGGCGGTCGAGCAGCCAGCTATACAGAAGCGCAGGGCCAGCAAGCTATGGCAGAATCAACTATTTCTATTGATATTGAGCTTGGTAGTGGGGAATTTGCTGAAACCATCTGGACCACTGATCTTTCCCATGAGTATGTCAAGATTAACGCTGAATACCGGACCTAA
- the yacG gene encoding DNA gyrase inhibitor YacG has product MTSAIVKCPTCKIAGPWSPKNEYRPFCSKRCQLIDLGAWADEQHRIPGDPAFLPEEELVAEYPTDKIG; this is encoded by the coding sequence ATGACTAGTGCTATTGTTAAGTGCCCAACCTGCAAAATAGCAGGTCCTTGGTCACCAAAAAATGAATATCGCCCCTTTTGCTCTAAACGCTGTCAATTAATTGATTTAGGTGCCTGGGCTGATGAGCAACACCGTATCCCAGGTGACCCAGCTTTTCTGCCAGAGGAAGAGCTGGTGGCAGAATACCCTACTGATAAGATTGGCTAA